The following proteins are co-located in the Manihot esculenta cultivar AM560-2 chromosome 9, M.esculenta_v8, whole genome shotgun sequence genome:
- the LOC110621880 gene encoding protein DEFECTIVE IN EXINE FORMATION 1 isoform X3, with product MVKCSFSGYMMTEKLVVPRRSVKKDWHVGLDPDPVDRSHPDVHDDQLVSGAVEKKSVSQTTGTTPEVNNSVSASTEIHPPLNASVPVNASVPVNESLPVNEKGMNGNRTESVITLPTSVVSNTSINTESVGTNDTENEKTDGSVGTNSNTGRRLLEDDNSKGSQEVSSQSGENSDEDVHEATAENDEGLEADADSSFELFRDNDELGDEYSYDYDDYVDDSKWGDEEWTEEKHEKLEDYVNIDSHILCTPVIADIDNDGVLEMIVAVSYFFDHEYYDNPDHLKELGGIDIGKYVAGSIVVFNLDTRQVKWTRELDLSTDTSTFRAYIYSSPTVVDLDGDGNLDILVGTSFGLFYVLDHHGNIRENFPLEMAEIQGAVVAADINDDGKIELVTTDTHGNVAAWTSQGKEIWERHVKSLVSQGPTIGDVDGDGHTDVVVPTLSGNIFVLSGKDGSDVRPYPYRTHGRVMNQVLLVDLSKRGEKRKGLSLVTTSFDGYLYLVDGPTSCADVVDIGETSYSMVLADNVDGGDDLDLVVTTMNGNVFCFSTPVPHHPLKAWRSANQGRNNVANRYNREGIYITPSSRAFRDEEGKNFWVEIEIVDRHRFPSGYQVPYKVTTTLLVPGNYQGERTIKQNQTFDSPGRYRIKLPTVGVRTTGTVLVEMVDKNGLYFSDEFSLTFHMYYYKLLKWLIVLPMLGMFGVLVILRPQEAMPLPSFSRNTDL from the exons ATGGTGAAGTGCTCTTTTTCAG GCTACATGATGACAGAGAAACTGGTGGTACCTCGTAGGAGTGTTAAAAAGGATTGGCATGTAGGTCTGGATCCTGACCCTGTGGATCGTTCTCATCCAGATGTTCATGATGACCAACTTGTATCAGGGGCTGTTGAGAAGAAATCAGTGTCCC AAACAACTGGAACTACACCAGAAGTGAACAATTCAGTTTCTGCATCAACAGAAATTCACCCTCCATTGAATGCATCTGTGCCTGTGAATGCATCTGTTCCTGTGAATGAATCTCTTCCTGTGAATGAAAAGGGAATGAATGGGAATCGAACAGAGTCAGTCATCACACTGCCGACAAGTGTTGTTAGTAATACTTCTATAAATACTGAGTCAGTTGGAACCAATGATACTGAGAATGAAAAAACTGATGGATCAGTTGGAACCAATAGTAACACTGGGAGAAGGCTTCTGGAAGATGACAATTCCAAGGGTTCTCAGGAAGTTAGTtcacaatctggagaaaatagcGATGAGGATGTTCATGAAGCAACTGCAGAAAATGATGAAGGATTGGAAGCAGATGCAGATTCATCTTTTGAGTTATTCCGTGATAATGATGAGCTGGGTGATGAGTATAGTTATGACTATGACGATTATGTTGATGACTCCAAGTGGGGCGACGAGGAGTGGACTGAAGAGAAACATGAAAAATTGGAGGATTATGTGAATATTGATTCACATATCTTGTGCACTCCT GTCATAGCAGATATTGATAATGATGGGGTATTAGAGATGATTGTTGCAGTTTCATACTTCTTCGACCATGA GTATTATGACAATCCAGATCATTTGAAAGAATTAGGTGGCATTGATATTGGAAAATATGTTGCTGGTTCCATTGTTGTGTTTAACCTTGACACAAGGCAAGTTAAGTGGACTAGAGAATTGGATCTAAGTACAGATACTTCAACCTTCCgtgcatatatatattcttcCCCCACAGTGGTTGATTTAGATGGGGATGGGAATTTGGATATTCTCGTTGGAACTTCATTTGGTTTGTTCTATGTCTTGGATCATCATG GAAATATTAGAGAAAATTTTCCTCTAGAAATGGCTGAAATTCAAGGAGCTGTAGTTGCAGCTGACATCAATGATGATGGAAAAATAGAACTAGTGACTACTGATACACATGGAAATGTTGCTGCATGGACTTCACAAGGAAAAGAAATTTGGGAGAGACATGTGAAGAGTCTTGTTTCCCAG GGCCCAACTATAGGCGATGTTGATGGAGATGGCCATACTGATGTTGTAGTCCCAACCCTATCAGGGAACATATTTGTTCTTAGTGGCAAGGATGGTTCAGATGTACGGCCATACCCATATAGAACACATGGGAGAGTGATGAATCAAGTTCTTCTTGTTGATTTAAGTAAACGTGGGGAGAAACGCAAGGGACTCAGTCTGGTGACAACATCATTTGATGGATATTTGTACCTTGTAGATGGGCCCACATCTTGTGCTGATGTTGTTGATATTGGTGAAACTTC GTATAGCATGGTCCTGGCAGACAATGTTGATGGTGGAGATGATCTTGACCTTGTCGTCACAACAATGAATGGAAATGTTTTTTGCTTCTCTACTCCTGTTCCACATCATCCCCTTAAG GCTTGGAGATCAGCTAATCAAGGAAGAAATAATGTTGCAAACCGGTACAACCGTGAGGGGATCTATATTACACCTTCATCGAGAGCTTTTCGTGATGAGGAGGGGAAGAACTTCTGGGTGGAGATTGAGATTGTAGATAGACACAGATTCCCTTCCGGGTATCAAGTGCCTTATAAAGTCACT ACAACCTTGTTAGTTCCAGGTAATTACCAAGGCGAGAGAACCATAAAGCAAAATCAAACCTTTGATTCTCCAGGAAGATATCGTATAAAACTCCCAACAGTTGGTGTAAGGACTACTGGGACTGTATTGGTGGAGATGGTTGACAAGAATGGACTTTATTTCTCAGATGAGTTTTCTCTAACATTCCATATGTACTATTACAAACTTCTGAAGTGGCTCATTGTCCTTCCAATGCTTGGGATGTTCGGTGTGCTAGTCATTCTTCGTCCTCAGGAGGCCATGCCATTACCATCATTTTCAAGGAACACTGACCTGTGA
- the LOC110621880 gene encoding protein DEFECTIVE IN EXINE FORMATION 1 isoform X2 encodes MLFLVGLEEIFEILTEDRDEDALLNTQCPKNLELRWQTEVSSSIYATPLIADINSDGKLDIVVPSFVHYLEVLEGSDGDKMPGWPAFHQSTVHASPLLYDIDKDGVREIALATYNGEVLFFRVSGYMMTEKLVVPRRSVKKDWHVGLDPDPVDRSHPDVHDDQLVSGAVEKKSVSQTTGTTPEVNNSVSASTEIHPPLNASVPVNASVPVNESLPVNEKGMNGNRTESVITLPTSVVSNTSINTESVGTNDTENEKTDGSVGTNSNTGRRLLEDDNSKGSQEVSSQSGENSDEDVHEATAENDEGLEADADSSFELFRDNDELGDEYSYDYDDYVDDSKWGDEEWTEEKHEKLEDYVNIDSHILCTPVIADIDNDGVLEMIVAVSYFFDHEYYDNPDHLKELGGIDIGKYVAGSIVVFNLDTRQVKWTRELDLSTDTSTFRAYIYSSPTVVDLDGDGNLDILVGTSFGLFYVLDHHGNIRENFPLEMAEIQGAVVAADINDDGKIELVTTDTHGNVAAWTSQGKEIWERHVKSLVSQGPTIGDVDGDGHTDVVVPTLSGNIFVLSGKDGSDVRPYPYRTHGRVMNQVLLVDLSKRGEKRKGLSLVTTSFDGYLYLVDGPTSCADVVDIGETSYSMVLADNVDGGDDLDLVVTTMNGNVFCFSTPVPHHPLKAWRSANQGRNNVANRYNREGIYITPSSRAFRDEEGKNFWVEIEIVDRHRFPSGYQVPYKVTTTLLVPGNYQGERTIKQNQTFDSPGRYRIKLPTVGVRTTGTVLVEMVDKNGLYFSDEFSLTFHMYYYKLLKWLIVLPMLGMFGVLVILRPQEAMPLPSFSRNTDL; translated from the exons ATGTTATTTCTCGTGGGGTTGGaggaaatttttgaaattttaacggAAGATAG AGACGAAGATGCATTGTTGAATACACAGTGCCCTAAAAATTTGGAGCTAAGATGGCAGACGGAAGTTAGTTCTAGCATTTATGCTACTCCTTTGATCGCTGATATTAACAG tGATGGAAAACTTGATATAGTAGTTCCTTCTTTTGTTCACTACCTTGAAGTTCTTGAAGGTTCTGATGGAGACAAAATGCCTG GTTGGCCTGCTTTCCACCAGTCAACAGTGCATGCCAGTCCTCTCCTTTATGATATTGACAAGGATGGTGTGAGAGAAATTGCTTTGGCTACCTATAATGGTGAAGTGCTCTTTTTCAG GGTGTCAGGCTACATGATGACAGAGAAACTGGTGGTACCTCGTAGGAGTGTTAAAAAGGATTGGCATGTAGGTCTGGATCCTGACCCTGTGGATCGTTCTCATCCAGATGTTCATGATGACCAACTTGTATCAGGGGCTGTTGAGAAGAAATCAGTGTCCC AAACAACTGGAACTACACCAGAAGTGAACAATTCAGTTTCTGCATCAACAGAAATTCACCCTCCATTGAATGCATCTGTGCCTGTGAATGCATCTGTTCCTGTGAATGAATCTCTTCCTGTGAATGAAAAGGGAATGAATGGGAATCGAACAGAGTCAGTCATCACACTGCCGACAAGTGTTGTTAGTAATACTTCTATAAATACTGAGTCAGTTGGAACCAATGATACTGAGAATGAAAAAACTGATGGATCAGTTGGAACCAATAGTAACACTGGGAGAAGGCTTCTGGAAGATGACAATTCCAAGGGTTCTCAGGAAGTTAGTtcacaatctggagaaaatagcGATGAGGATGTTCATGAAGCAACTGCAGAAAATGATGAAGGATTGGAAGCAGATGCAGATTCATCTTTTGAGTTATTCCGTGATAATGATGAGCTGGGTGATGAGTATAGTTATGACTATGACGATTATGTTGATGACTCCAAGTGGGGCGACGAGGAGTGGACTGAAGAGAAACATGAAAAATTGGAGGATTATGTGAATATTGATTCACATATCTTGTGCACTCCT GTCATAGCAGATATTGATAATGATGGGGTATTAGAGATGATTGTTGCAGTTTCATACTTCTTCGACCATGA GTATTATGACAATCCAGATCATTTGAAAGAATTAGGTGGCATTGATATTGGAAAATATGTTGCTGGTTCCATTGTTGTGTTTAACCTTGACACAAGGCAAGTTAAGTGGACTAGAGAATTGGATCTAAGTACAGATACTTCAACCTTCCgtgcatatatatattcttcCCCCACAGTGGTTGATTTAGATGGGGATGGGAATTTGGATATTCTCGTTGGAACTTCATTTGGTTTGTTCTATGTCTTGGATCATCATG GAAATATTAGAGAAAATTTTCCTCTAGAAATGGCTGAAATTCAAGGAGCTGTAGTTGCAGCTGACATCAATGATGATGGAAAAATAGAACTAGTGACTACTGATACACATGGAAATGTTGCTGCATGGACTTCACAAGGAAAAGAAATTTGGGAGAGACATGTGAAGAGTCTTGTTTCCCAG GGCCCAACTATAGGCGATGTTGATGGAGATGGCCATACTGATGTTGTAGTCCCAACCCTATCAGGGAACATATTTGTTCTTAGTGGCAAGGATGGTTCAGATGTACGGCCATACCCATATAGAACACATGGGAGAGTGATGAATCAAGTTCTTCTTGTTGATTTAAGTAAACGTGGGGAGAAACGCAAGGGACTCAGTCTGGTGACAACATCATTTGATGGATATTTGTACCTTGTAGATGGGCCCACATCTTGTGCTGATGTTGTTGATATTGGTGAAACTTC GTATAGCATGGTCCTGGCAGACAATGTTGATGGTGGAGATGATCTTGACCTTGTCGTCACAACAATGAATGGAAATGTTTTTTGCTTCTCTACTCCTGTTCCACATCATCCCCTTAAG GCTTGGAGATCAGCTAATCAAGGAAGAAATAATGTTGCAAACCGGTACAACCGTGAGGGGATCTATATTACACCTTCATCGAGAGCTTTTCGTGATGAGGAGGGGAAGAACTTCTGGGTGGAGATTGAGATTGTAGATAGACACAGATTCCCTTCCGGGTATCAAGTGCCTTATAAAGTCACT ACAACCTTGTTAGTTCCAGGTAATTACCAAGGCGAGAGAACCATAAAGCAAAATCAAACCTTTGATTCTCCAGGAAGATATCGTATAAAACTCCCAACAGTTGGTGTAAGGACTACTGGGACTGTATTGGTGGAGATGGTTGACAAGAATGGACTTTATTTCTCAGATGAGTTTTCTCTAACATTCCATATGTACTATTACAAACTTCTGAAGTGGCTCATTGTCCTTCCAATGCTTGGGATGTTCGGTGTGCTAGTCATTCTTCGTCCTCAGGAGGCCATGCCATTACCATCATTTTCAAGGAACACTGACCTGTGA
- the LOC110621881 gene encoding uncharacterized protein LOC110621881, whose translation MNFRSMEEFWPFYVTQHSKPWTRRWHFVGTLTSILFLLYSVFVNLRFLFCVPLFGYGFAWYSHFFVERNVPATFGHPFWSLLCDYKMFGLMLTGQMDREIKRLGKRPVLQSF comes from the coding sequence ATGAATTTCAGGAGCATGGAAGAGTTCTGGCCTTTCTATGTGACACAACACTCAAAACCATGGACGAGGCGTTGGCATTTTGTGGGTACACTTACAAGTATTCTCTTTTTGCTATACTCAGTGTTTGTTAATTTGAGGTTTTTGTTCTGTGTGCCCTTGTTTGGGTATGGTTTCGCATGGTACAGCCATTTCTTTGTGGAAAGGAATGTTCCTGCAACATTTGGGCATCCATTTTGGTCTCTTCTATGTGATTATAAGATGTTTGGATTGATGCTTACTGGCCAAATGGATAGAGAGATCAAGAGGCTTGGAAAGAGGCCTGTGTTGCAGAGCTTTTAG
- the LOC110621880 gene encoding protein DEFECTIVE IN EXINE FORMATION 1 isoform X1 — translation MKSSATICIFLICLLLGASTNSVYGDDSQKNKFREREASDDALGYPEIDEDALLNTQCPKNLELRWQTEVSSSIYATPLIADINSDGKLDIVVPSFVHYLEVLEGSDGDKMPGWPAFHQSTVHASPLLYDIDKDGVREIALATYNGEVLFFRVSGYMMTEKLVVPRRSVKKDWHVGLDPDPVDRSHPDVHDDQLVSGAVEKKSVSQTTGTTPEVNNSVSASTEIHPPLNASVPVNASVPVNESLPVNEKGMNGNRTESVITLPTSVVSNTSINTESVGTNDTENEKTDGSVGTNSNTGRRLLEDDNSKGSQEVSSQSGENSDEDVHEATAENDEGLEADADSSFELFRDNDELGDEYSYDYDDYVDDSKWGDEEWTEEKHEKLEDYVNIDSHILCTPVIADIDNDGVLEMIVAVSYFFDHEYYDNPDHLKELGGIDIGKYVAGSIVVFNLDTRQVKWTRELDLSTDTSTFRAYIYSSPTVVDLDGDGNLDILVGTSFGLFYVLDHHGNIRENFPLEMAEIQGAVVAADINDDGKIELVTTDTHGNVAAWTSQGKEIWERHVKSLVSQGPTIGDVDGDGHTDVVVPTLSGNIFVLSGKDGSDVRPYPYRTHGRVMNQVLLVDLSKRGEKRKGLSLVTTSFDGYLYLVDGPTSCADVVDIGETSYSMVLADNVDGGDDLDLVVTTMNGNVFCFSTPVPHHPLKAWRSANQGRNNVANRYNREGIYITPSSRAFRDEEGKNFWVEIEIVDRHRFPSGYQVPYKVTTTLLVPGNYQGERTIKQNQTFDSPGRYRIKLPTVGVRTTGTVLVEMVDKNGLYFSDEFSLTFHMYYYKLLKWLIVLPMLGMFGVLVILRPQEAMPLPSFSRNTDL, via the exons ATGAAATCCTCCGCGACCATTTgtattttccttatttgcttgCTGTTGGGCGCTTCTACAAATTCCGTTTATGGAGACGACTCTCAGAAGAATAAATTTCGGGAGCGAGAGGCCAGCGACGACGCCCTCGGTTACCCCGAAAT AGACGAAGATGCATTGTTGAATACACAGTGCCCTAAAAATTTGGAGCTAAGATGGCAGACGGAAGTTAGTTCTAGCATTTATGCTACTCCTTTGATCGCTGATATTAACAG tGATGGAAAACTTGATATAGTAGTTCCTTCTTTTGTTCACTACCTTGAAGTTCTTGAAGGTTCTGATGGAGACAAAATGCCTG GTTGGCCTGCTTTCCACCAGTCAACAGTGCATGCCAGTCCTCTCCTTTATGATATTGACAAGGATGGTGTGAGAGAAATTGCTTTGGCTACCTATAATGGTGAAGTGCTCTTTTTCAG GGTGTCAGGCTACATGATGACAGAGAAACTGGTGGTACCTCGTAGGAGTGTTAAAAAGGATTGGCATGTAGGTCTGGATCCTGACCCTGTGGATCGTTCTCATCCAGATGTTCATGATGACCAACTTGTATCAGGGGCTGTTGAGAAGAAATCAGTGTCCC AAACAACTGGAACTACACCAGAAGTGAACAATTCAGTTTCTGCATCAACAGAAATTCACCCTCCATTGAATGCATCTGTGCCTGTGAATGCATCTGTTCCTGTGAATGAATCTCTTCCTGTGAATGAAAAGGGAATGAATGGGAATCGAACAGAGTCAGTCATCACACTGCCGACAAGTGTTGTTAGTAATACTTCTATAAATACTGAGTCAGTTGGAACCAATGATACTGAGAATGAAAAAACTGATGGATCAGTTGGAACCAATAGTAACACTGGGAGAAGGCTTCTGGAAGATGACAATTCCAAGGGTTCTCAGGAAGTTAGTtcacaatctggagaaaatagcGATGAGGATGTTCATGAAGCAACTGCAGAAAATGATGAAGGATTGGAAGCAGATGCAGATTCATCTTTTGAGTTATTCCGTGATAATGATGAGCTGGGTGATGAGTATAGTTATGACTATGACGATTATGTTGATGACTCCAAGTGGGGCGACGAGGAGTGGACTGAAGAGAAACATGAAAAATTGGAGGATTATGTGAATATTGATTCACATATCTTGTGCACTCCT GTCATAGCAGATATTGATAATGATGGGGTATTAGAGATGATTGTTGCAGTTTCATACTTCTTCGACCATGA GTATTATGACAATCCAGATCATTTGAAAGAATTAGGTGGCATTGATATTGGAAAATATGTTGCTGGTTCCATTGTTGTGTTTAACCTTGACACAAGGCAAGTTAAGTGGACTAGAGAATTGGATCTAAGTACAGATACTTCAACCTTCCgtgcatatatatattcttcCCCCACAGTGGTTGATTTAGATGGGGATGGGAATTTGGATATTCTCGTTGGAACTTCATTTGGTTTGTTCTATGTCTTGGATCATCATG GAAATATTAGAGAAAATTTTCCTCTAGAAATGGCTGAAATTCAAGGAGCTGTAGTTGCAGCTGACATCAATGATGATGGAAAAATAGAACTAGTGACTACTGATACACATGGAAATGTTGCTGCATGGACTTCACAAGGAAAAGAAATTTGGGAGAGACATGTGAAGAGTCTTGTTTCCCAG GGCCCAACTATAGGCGATGTTGATGGAGATGGCCATACTGATGTTGTAGTCCCAACCCTATCAGGGAACATATTTGTTCTTAGTGGCAAGGATGGTTCAGATGTACGGCCATACCCATATAGAACACATGGGAGAGTGATGAATCAAGTTCTTCTTGTTGATTTAAGTAAACGTGGGGAGAAACGCAAGGGACTCAGTCTGGTGACAACATCATTTGATGGATATTTGTACCTTGTAGATGGGCCCACATCTTGTGCTGATGTTGTTGATATTGGTGAAACTTC GTATAGCATGGTCCTGGCAGACAATGTTGATGGTGGAGATGATCTTGACCTTGTCGTCACAACAATGAATGGAAATGTTTTTTGCTTCTCTACTCCTGTTCCACATCATCCCCTTAAG GCTTGGAGATCAGCTAATCAAGGAAGAAATAATGTTGCAAACCGGTACAACCGTGAGGGGATCTATATTACACCTTCATCGAGAGCTTTTCGTGATGAGGAGGGGAAGAACTTCTGGGTGGAGATTGAGATTGTAGATAGACACAGATTCCCTTCCGGGTATCAAGTGCCTTATAAAGTCACT ACAACCTTGTTAGTTCCAGGTAATTACCAAGGCGAGAGAACCATAAAGCAAAATCAAACCTTTGATTCTCCAGGAAGATATCGTATAAAACTCCCAACAGTTGGTGTAAGGACTACTGGGACTGTATTGGTGGAGATGGTTGACAAGAATGGACTTTATTTCTCAGATGAGTTTTCTCTAACATTCCATATGTACTATTACAAACTTCTGAAGTGGCTCATTGTCCTTCCAATGCTTGGGATGTTCGGTGTGCTAGTCATTCTTCGTCCTCAGGAGGCCATGCCATTACCATCATTTTCAAGGAACACTGACCTGTGA